One Nicotiana tomentosiformis chromosome 4, ASM39032v3, whole genome shotgun sequence genomic window carries:
- the LOC104105918 gene encoding uncharacterized protein, whose amino-acid sequence MRTSAGATPYMLVYGTEVVIPSEVEILSLRVIQEDKLDDAEWIRVRQEQLVLINKKGMDVVCHGQLYQNRMASVFNRKVKPWEFTLWLLVLMKIFPHQEEAKGKFAMKWQGPYVVHGVLSGGGILAEMDSRVSTKPINSEAIRRYYI is encoded by the coding sequence ATGAGAACGTCCGCTGGAGCAACGCCTtacatgttggtatatggcacAGAAGTTGTGATCCCCTCAGAGGTCGAGATACTATCTTTGAGAGTCATTCAGGAAGACAAACTagatgatgcagaatggatacgtgTCAGGCAAGAACAACTCGTGCTCATCAATAAAAAGGGAATGGACGTAGTATGTCATGGTCAACTGTATCAAAATAGGATGGCCAGTGTGTTCAATAGGAAGGTGAAACCTTGGGAGTTCACACTATGGCTGCTGGTTTTGATGAAGATATTCCCTCATCAAGAAGAGGCCAAAGGAAAGTTTGCAATGAAATGGCAAGGTCCTTATGTGGTCCATGGAGTATTGTCGGGAGGAGGTATCCTAGCAGAAATGGACAGCAGAGTCAGCACAAAACCCATCAACTCAGAAGCAATCAGGAGATACTACATTTGA
- the LOC138909756 gene encoding uncharacterized protein has translation MAVNINIKELLVLGDSDFLIHPVQGEWTTKNVKILPYLHCIKELYEETDDKPWYFDIKRFLKAREYLENATNGQKRVLRRLANHFFLNGEVMYKRNSVLGLLRYVGATEPTRLLEEVHAGTCVPHMNGFTLAKKSLRARYFWMTIESDSIHYMQKCHQCQIHVDFIRIQPKELTVMGSPWPFAAWGMDVIGPIEPAASNEHRFLLVAINYFTKWVEASTYKTFTKKVVSDFVRNNIVCRLRIP, from the exons ATGGCAGTCAACATAaacatcaaagaacttttggtctTAGGAGATTCTGATTTCCTGATACACCCTGTTCAAGGTGAATGGaccaccaagaatgtcaagatccTTCCATACTTGCATTGCATAAAAGAGTTGT ATGAAGAGACAGATGATAAGCCTTGGTACTTTGATATCAAAAGGTTCCTCAAAGCAAGAGAGTACCTAGAGAATGCCACCAATGGTCAGAAGCGAGTACTAAGAAGACTAGCAAATCACTTTTTCCTTAACGGGGAAGTCATGTACAAGAGGAACTCGGTCTTGGGTCTATTAAGATATGTAGGTGCCACAGAACCAACAAGATTACTGGAAGAAGTACATGCAGGAACATGCGTGCCTCACATGAACGGTTTCACTCTAGCCAAGAAAAGTTTAAGAGCaagatacttttggatgaccattGAAAGTGATAGTATCCATTACatgcagaagtgtcaccagtgccagatcCATGTGGATTTCATCCGGATTCAACCTAAGGAGCTGACCGTAATGGGTTCTCCTTGGCCGTTCgccgcttggggcatggacgtGATTGGACCTATAGAACCAGCCGCATCAAATGAACATCGTTTCCTCCTAGTAGCCATCAactacttcactaaatgggtcgaagcttctACATACAAGACCTTCACGAAGAAAGTAGTGTCTGATTTTGTCCGTAACAACATAGTCTGCAGACTCCGGATCCCATAG